Proteins encoded by one window of Candidatus Hydrogenedentota bacterium:
- a CDS encoding MoxR family ATPase: MILQHLGIYGWKDADENLVLASLLTGDPLLLIGNHGCAKTHVANKVAQALGRTFLVYDASKCMFEDVLGYPNVEKLKYGIVEYVPSPVTIWDKELVLIDELNRAVPELQSKWLEIIRSRRIMGFTTRVKWVWSAMNPLSYSATQALDDALIGRFALFLYPPEILQMDEADRIRVATHINGDDAPSLSEWTNGVSAGTVPQTNLEEVATNLRTVLAIAGRHFLRLRDQLGTLPEFLAKFCDLLVRETKGEVALDGRRLGFIHRNLIANRAVELAKAEVLQAPLPDFVQSSRYVVQSSIPVGLNDASLKRDEAVHKMEICFDLLSRYFEEGAELHTVNLIYELFTTPDLMRKAELLLTCDLGEFALSKAWTDLMAEDRDITLLAYTALQVEARRPGTVPQELLASLSAKVAPENLSTKCIGHLRNRDIEYVHEVERLLDHPTDLTKLVAYQRVKQLVDTGNLTPRKVQDTEHAIAEDIETFESMLNGETDPMKGGKAA; encoded by the coding sequence ATGATCCTGCAACACCTCGGCATCTACGGATGGAAGGACGCTGACGAAAACCTCGTCCTCGCTTCACTCCTCACCGGCGACCCGCTCCTGCTCATCGGCAACCACGGGTGCGCCAAGACCCACGTCGCCAACAAAGTGGCCCAGGCACTCGGGCGCACCTTCCTCGTGTACGACGCATCGAAGTGCATGTTCGAAGACGTATTGGGCTATCCCAATGTGGAAAAGCTCAAATACGGCATCGTCGAGTACGTCCCGAGCCCCGTCACCATCTGGGACAAGGAACTCGTCCTCATTGACGAACTCAACCGCGCGGTACCCGAACTCCAAAGCAAATGGCTCGAGATCATCCGCTCAAGGAGAATCATGGGCTTCACCACCCGGGTCAAATGGGTGTGGAGCGCCATGAACCCGCTTAGCTACAGCGCCACCCAAGCCCTGGACGACGCGCTCATCGGCCGCTTCGCCCTCTTCCTCTACCCGCCGGAGATCCTTCAGATGGACGAAGCAGACCGCATCCGGGTCGCCACGCACATCAACGGCGATGACGCACCCAGCTTGTCCGAGTGGACCAATGGCGTGTCCGCGGGGACCGTGCCGCAAACCAACCTGGAAGAAGTCGCCACAAACCTGCGAACGGTACTCGCCATCGCGGGCAGACACTTCCTCAGGCTCCGGGACCAGCTCGGGACCCTGCCGGAGTTTCTCGCGAAGTTCTGCGACCTGCTCGTGCGCGAGACGAAAGGCGAAGTGGCGCTCGACGGCCGCCGGCTGGGGTTCATCCACCGCAATCTCATCGCCAACCGCGCCGTCGAACTCGCGAAAGCGGAAGTACTCCAGGCGCCGCTGCCAGACTTCGTACAGTCGTCCCGCTACGTGGTACAGAGCAGCATACCCGTCGGCCTCAACGACGCGTCTCTCAAACGGGACGAGGCCGTCCACAAGATGGAGATATGCTTCGACCTCCTCAGCCGGTATTTTGAAGAAGGCGCCGAACTGCATACGGTCAACCTTATCTACGAACTCTTCACCACACCGGACCTCATGCGCAAGGCGGAGCTGTTGCTGACCTGCGACCTCGGCGAGTTCGCGCTGTCCAAAGCCTGGACCGACCTCATGGCCGAAGACCGGGACATCACGCTCCTTGCGTACACGGCACTGCAAGTCGAGGCGCGCCGTCCAGGCACGGTTCCGCAGGAACTGCTCGCATCGCTGTCCGCGAAAGTCGCGCCGGAAAACCTCAGCACGAAATGCATCGGCCACCTGCGCAACCGGGACATCGAATATGTACACGAAGTGGAACGGCTGCTCGACCATCCCACCGACTTGACGAAGCTGGTCGCATACCAGCGGGTGAAACAGCTCGTGGACACAGGGAATCTCACCCCACGGAAAGTCCAGGACACCGAGCACGCCATCGCCGAGGACATCGAGACATTCGAATCCATGCTCAACGGCGAAACGGACCCAATGAAAGGAGGAAAGGCCGCATGA